From Halotia branconii CENA392, the proteins below share one genomic window:
- a CDS encoding PP2C family protein-serine/threonine phosphatase codes for MVKILVIDDDPIVRTVLKRTLQNQGYETTVVNNGEEGIAQAKLLRPALIICDWIMSQLDGLEVCRQIKADPQLATTFFILLTAKGAALGEEADRIKGLDAGADEFISKPIEMNELKARVRAGLRLYQLNQDLQSQKQVLETLNQNLQTQKQILEAELAEAADYVRSLLPLPLTGSVTTEALFVPSAQLGGDCFDYYWLDDENLVIYLLDVSGHGVGSALLSVSVLNVLRSQSLPNTNFYQPSEVLKALNHAFQMKNHGDKYFTIWYGVYHRIKHQLIYASAGHPPALLLSGTSANSLQVKQLNSFDLPIGFLPDIHFQNAVFEIEKDSTLYIFSDGTYEINQPNGKIWGLNPFIDLLINENKINNCVLKQILEHILSLNDQTNLEDDLSLLKLYFG; via the coding sequence CAAGCGAAACTACTACGTCCCGCATTGATTATTTGTGATTGGATTATGTCACAGTTAGATGGATTAGAAGTGTGTCGCCAAATTAAAGCAGATCCACAGTTGGCAACTACTTTTTTTATTCTGCTGACTGCTAAGGGAGCAGCGCTGGGAGAAGAAGCAGATAGAATTAAAGGACTAGATGCTGGAGCCGATGAATTTATCTCTAAGCCAATAGAGATGAATGAATTAAAAGCACGGGTAAGAGCAGGACTTAGACTATATCAATTAAATCAAGATTTACAAAGCCAAAAGCAAGTTTTAGAAACACTTAACCAAAATTTGCAAACCCAAAAACAAATTTTAGAAGCAGAATTAGCTGAGGCTGCTGACTATGTGCGATCGCTTTTACCTTTGCCTCTTACAGGATCAGTAACCACAGAAGCCTTGTTTGTTCCCTCAGCACAATTGGGGGGTGATTGCTTCGATTATTACTGGTTGGATGACGAGAATTTAGTAATTTATCTGTTGGATGTATCTGGACATGGGGTAGGTTCTGCTTTGCTATCTGTGTCTGTATTGAACGTTTTGCGATCGCAATCTCTACCCAACACTAATTTTTACCAGCCTAGCGAAGTCTTAAAAGCTCTTAATCATGCTTTCCAGATGAAAAACCACGGTGATAAATACTTCACCATTTGGTATGGAGTTTATCACCGCATCAAACATCAACTCATCTATGCTAGCGCCGGACATCCCCCTGCTTTACTGCTATCTGGTACATCTGCAAACAGCTTGCAAGTTAAACAACTAAACTCTTTTGATTTACCTATAGGCTTTTTGCCTGATATTCACTTTCAAAATGCTGTGTTTGAGATTGAAAAAGATAGCACTCTCTATATTTTTAGTGATGGAACTTACGAAATCAATCAACCAAATGGAAAAATTTGGGGACTTAATCCTTTCATTGATTTACTAATCAATGAAAACAAGATAAATAACTGTGTTCTAAAACAAATTTTAGAACACATTTTGTCATTAAATGACCAAACTAATCTTGAGGATGACTTGTCATTACTTAAATTGTACTTTGGTTAA
- a CDS encoding STAS domain-containing protein, with amino-acid sequence MNMAVKVIEPHGIFDGIRGNQLRREVSEILDSGTEILLIDMKEVKFIDSSGLGALVSAMQMTRTANAKLFICSISDQVKMLFELTKIDRIFQTFVDQDDFNRQIMTTK; translated from the coding sequence ATGAATATGGCTGTCAAAGTAATCGAACCTCATGGAATTTTTGATGGGATTAGAGGTAATCAGTTACGTCGTGAAGTTAGTGAAATTTTAGATAGCGGCACTGAGATTTTGTTGATTGATATGAAAGAAGTTAAGTTCATCGATAGTTCTGGTTTAGGTGCTTTAGTGTCAGCCATGCAAATGACACGAACTGCCAACGCTAAACTCTTTATCTGCTCTATTAGTGACCAAGTTAAAATGTTGTTTGAATTGACTAAAATAGATAGAATTTTTCAAACTTTTGTAGATCAAGATGACTTTAATCGTCAAATAATGACAACTAAATAA
- a CDS encoding PIG-L deacetylase family protein: MNTHLNLNHINQQTVLTVYAHADDEVLPAAGTLRLMSQAGWNVHCLILTEGNLSSSLVKGTRHQEAEDAGKIIGATYEFYALEECNFSTQAVIKVVEEAIKNSHPDLIITHAPQPEKYGHRDHEVCAIAVSNVATRRNIPLWYSAPPVFLRGFEPNFFVDITSVIEEKIAAIGCYESETNKTFMQLDAILVLSRFWARELGQKEGYFEAFEISRQWVDASFFTALAQSKNKLKNSMVF, translated from the coding sequence ATGAACACACATCTCAACTTGAACCATATTAATCAGCAAACTGTTCTCACAGTTTATGCTCATGCTGATGATGAAGTTTTACCTGCTGCTGGGACTCTACGTTTGATGTCTCAAGCTGGATGGAATGTTCACTGTCTAATTTTGACTGAAGGTAATCTTTCTAGCTCATTGGTTAAGGGTACACGTCATCAAGAAGCAGAAGATGCTGGTAAAATCATTGGTGCAACTTATGAATTTTATGCTCTTGAGGAGTGTAACTTTTCTACACAAGCAGTAATTAAAGTTGTTGAAGAAGCTATTAAAAATAGTCACCCTGATTTGATTATTACTCACGCACCACAACCAGAGAAATATGGACATAGAGATCACGAAGTGTGTGCGATCGCAGTTTCTAATGTTGCTACCCGCAGAAACATTCCTTTGTGGTATTCAGCTCCTCCTGTCTTCTTACGCGGGTTTGAGCCAAACTTTTTTGTAGATATTACTTCAGTGATTGAAGAAAAAATAGCAGCTATTGGTTGTTACGAATCAGAAACTAACAAAACGTTTATGCAGCTTGACGCAATTCTCGTGTTATCTCGATTTTGGGCGCGGGAATTGGGACAAAAAGAAGGTTATTTTGAGGCTTTTGAAATTTCTCGGCAATGGGTTGATGCTAGTTTCTTTACTGCATTAGCTCAGAGTAAAAATAAACTAAAAAATTCGATGGTTTTTTAA